A part of Miscanthus floridulus cultivar M001 chromosome 6, ASM1932011v1, whole genome shotgun sequence genomic DNA contains:
- the LOC136457221 gene encoding protein RETICULATA-RELATED 4, chloroplastic-like, whose translation MALPPSSSASSLSAASAQPTPLHLHLTSRAPGRLPLLPFSRAALPRPLRARIPRTNLPAAPGTPLHRALPPPPSASASSSSSSSSSSSIAGGGFGSDEADDGHNHHGGDGGGGGEGGGDDGGHNDHGGEGGGDESPGDARGEALFVLAQLGRKLDTLPSDLAAAIESGRIGGDIVSRFSELEANGFIKWLLQFEGFRERLLADELFLTKLGIECGIGLVAKTAAELQKRGDNFFKEIEVVISDVVMAIVADVMLVYLPAPTIGLKPPLARNASAIAKFFSSCPDNAFQIALAGRSFTLVQRLGAFVRNAVKLLAVGTTASFVGTSVTNTVLKAKAAVNKDLEDEVVEIPVVQTSVAYGVYMSISSNLRYQLLAGVIEQRILEPLLHNQKLLLSAMSFIVRTGNTFLGSLLWIDYARWIGVQKSHDHEEA comes from the exons ATGGCCCTCCCGCCGTCCTCTTCGGCGTCTTCGCTCTCCGCCGCGTCAGCACAGCCGacgccgctccacctccacctcacaAGCCGGGCACCCGGCCGCCTCCCGCTGCTCCCCTTCTCGCGCGCCGCGCTCCCGCGGCCGCTGCGCGCCCGCATTCCGCGCACCAACCTCCCAGCGGCCCCGGGCACGCCCCTCCATCGCGCTCTCCCACCACcaccctccgcctccgcctcctcctcctcctcctcctcctcctcctcctccatcgccGGCGGCGGCTTTGGCAGCGATGAAGCCGACGACGGCCACAACCACCACggcggagacggcggcggcggcggcgagggtggTGGCGACGACGGCGGCCACAACGACCACGGCGGTGAGGGTGGCGGCGACGAATCGCCCGGCGACGCTCGCGGGGAGGCGCTGTTCGTGCTGGCGCAGCTGGGGCGGAAGCTCGACACCCTGCCGTCTGATCTCGCCGCCGCCATCGAGAGCGGCCGGATCGGGGGCGACATCGTGAGCCGCTTCAGCGAACTCGAGGCGAACGGTTTCATCAAATGGCTCCTCCAGTTCGAGGGGTTCAGGGAGAGACTCCTCGCCGACGAACTCTTCCTCACCAAGCTCGGCATAGAGTGCGGCATCGGTCTCGTCGCCAAG ACTGCGGCTGAGTTGCAGAAGAGGGGGGACAATTTCTTCAAAGAGATTGAAGTTGTCATATCTGATGTG GTCATGGCGATTGTTGCGGATGTCATGCTTGTCTATCTTCCTGCTCCAACTATTGGTTTAAAGCCTCCACTTGCAAGAAATGCCTCAGCTATTGCCAAATTTTTCTCTAGCTGCCCTGATAATGCTTTCCAA ATTGCTCTGGCTGGAAGATCATTCACACTTGTGCAGAGGCTTGGAGCTTTTGTG AGGAATGCTGTAAAGCTTTTGGCAGTGGGAACTACTGCTTCTTTT GTTGGCACTAGTGTCACCAATACAGTGCTCAAAGCAAAGGCGGCTGTTAACAAGGACCTTGAGGATGAAGTTGTGGAAATTCCAGTTGTCCAAACTAGTGTTGCCTATGGTGTATACATGTCAATTTCTAGTAACCTCAG GTATCAGCTTCTGGCTGGTGTGATCGAACAGAGGATCCTGGAGCCGCTGCTGCATAACCAGAAGCTACTACTGAGTGCAATGAGCTTCATCGTTCGTACGGGCAACACATTCCTTGGCTCTTTGCT CTGGATTGACTATGCCAGATGGATAGGCGTCCAAAAGTCTCACGATCACGAAGAGGCCTAA